From the Tigriopus californicus strain San Diego chromosome 4, Tcal_SD_v2.1, whole genome shotgun sequence genome, the window AATTTGCAATGACTTGATTTGCACTTCAGTCTGAAGTTGAACTTGTTCCATACATGGTTGGTTTCCATTCAGATGCTGATTCTTCGGGgaataaaagaaaaccaacGAATGGAACATGTTTCTCCATCACCATGACCTTATACACTTTTGATGCTATTTTCGTTGCCTTTTAATTCAAGCTATTTGTCGTAAACGGTACTGCTTTACACACCTTCTAATATTGAGCGTCAAAATTGTatgcatttgatattttttttgaaagagaaccAAACATATATGCCTTATTAATTCGGGTTATGAGCACGAACTTTGCCCATTCACTATGACGACTACTAATCACTAGTGTCCTATATTACGACACACAGGATGCTAGTAACCACAAAAACCATGCATAGCTATATTCTTTTATTAGAAAGGAAGGTTTATATCCGCTCAAATCACAACGGAAGTCTAGATTTTGGAGCTTACCTTGGCCTTAATAATGTTGACAACCAAAAGATGATTGACTTCATCGTGCATGATGGTGAACTCGATGGTTCCATAGGAGCCTGGAAAACAGTTAACAAACACTTCTCATCTCTTGATCCACAATTCATTCACCAAATGGTGCCGTAATGCCTAGGCCTGGCCTCGCTTGTAGTCTACGTAATCAAGGCTCAATGGTCTAATGACGAAAGTTACACTTTTAATTGGAACTTTTGTAGTTTGTCCCTTCTTTCCTTGCCCGTTTCCTGTTTCAAAGAGTTTCAGAACTATTCTAGAAAGGTTGGCTCTGAGTACAAAAGAATTCGAGAGTGTTGCCCGACTCAATTCCGCCAGTCCCGTCATCAATTTGATGGCGAGGAAGTCTTCAAACCTCGAtcaaatggaaacttgcctcCACATGAAAAACACCTGGCATTTGCTAGAGACAAAGTATGTTTGGTATTATTCCACCAACTCAAGGAGAGTGTTCCTCAATTTCAACGTGATAGGGGCAGATGATATCCAGGAGCCAGAAGGGATCCATTCGTCCAACCCAATTTGACAGGCTAATGTACATATCACGAGCATGAATCATCCACACAAGCGTATTCCAAAAAGGAGAAGTTTCATTTAGAGTCGTGGATGAAGATGGAACACGAATTACAGGGTGTAAATGTATGGACGAATGCTTCTATGCTCTAGCTGGCTCTTGGTCTTGGCCTTCACCGCCGTCGTCAATACGTGTGCTTTGTAGGAGTAGGAACTGGAAAAGCACGTACGGGGTTTCCTGAGAACTCGTGGAGTCTCCATGTCACTCACATGAAATGCATTAGATGGATGAGGGCTTGATGACTCGGATGGAAAAAGCGATATCTCTTTCCTTCTTCGTTTCCTAACGTTTTCTCCATGAGACCCACTGTCTGAGCAAGAGGCCGAGTGCTTCAACTTGGCTACCGACCAAGAAGGGTGCTGAGGAGGTTTTTGGTTGCCATGAAACATGGTTCAGCACAATTTACAGGTTATGTGAAGGAACCAGAGATGGGCAAAATGGGGGCTCTGTCGTCTGCAACATACTCTAATGAAGGACGTGCCCGTGGCATGGCAGCACAGTACACGATTCTTAGCCGGCTTACCATTGAATAACAAATTAAGACAGATTGGACTACGTCTGCTGATCAACAATGCCATAGTTACTGTTCATGCTCACGAAGTACAAAGAGCCAAAACATCAACAGGGTGCTTGTTGGCAATTTGGAGCCTGTGGGTCATTAGCGTTTCAATATGCCTCCGTACGACCACAAGGCTAGTTGGTAAACAAGTTCcatgttttactttttgaaagaaCACGTCCAGTATGgaattcattttaaaaacatgctttCGTCACATCAACATAGACCACTTAGGAATTCTATCAGTTCGCAAGAATTCCTGCGTTAGTCGCATTTTGATTGAGACATGCCTCATGATGACACATGAAATAGGAATGAAAGAAGCATATTGTCCTTGACTGAATGAGGGAAGCAATGCCCATCTTTGTTGCGAAACACCACTTTCTAGGACGTTTGTACCCACTGTCAAGCATAAATGCCTCTATCCATTCAGGCTGTGCGTGCTACTGTATCAATAGTTTATGTTGAAAATGGTGTTTGAATTACCTTCAGGAGATCTTGGTGAGCTGAGGGTTTCGTCGGATCCTCGACTATGCGATTCTTGTCTACTAAAAGCAGAAGATGGTAGTGTTTATTCAGTGCCTTATAAAgacttcttcttcgtcttcttccatGATATATAGAGCTGCTTCAGCTTTTCTTCACCCGTGAATGTCAGATTTTGTTTCTCAACAATGATGAGGTCATGAATGTTgtcccttccccccccccccttcttgGTTCTCAACTTACTTACTGAATATCagaacttttattttttttaatgaattgGGGAATACCAGTAAAACTTGTAGGAGGACAAGGCACAATTGTAATTGAGGTAGAGCAAGCGAACTTTCAATAGATTATAACCTTGCCATGTTACGACCCTCCTCCAATTTGAGTGATCGTTTCAAAAGCTGTCACAGAAGTCATGTGAGAAGTAAGTTTATTTTGAGAAGCTCATTCCCTAACCAATTCACGCTTGACAGACATGAATTATGAAGCCCGCCTCCCCCCATGCCCCCACTCTCTACTTTGGCTTTGCACAGCTATCCAGTTGCTTGAACATACAGACAACACATAAACACTCTGATTTTCAGGCCATCATTAGACGGATAATCACCGACAGACCTATACGTAAGTGCTTGTAGGTAGAGTTCGATAGAAAACATTACGTGACCTATCAAAGGTGCTCTGCTCTTTTAGGAAGCTGGATTTTGCCTGCAGACATAAGCGGGGATTATGTGGGTCCTCGTGGACTCATCTATTCCAACGTGGCAACAAGGATTTGAATGTAATCACCTGAAATAGCCGGATGTGACAACCTCGGCTTCACTCTCCCTCGAGGTTGTGCTGGATGGACGAACTCCATTTCCACCAGGGGACGTTCCGATCTCGCCGACCTCGCTCACTTCCTGTTCCATGAAGGACCGGTCCATCTTCTCTTTCCGTTTGCTTTTGTTCCGCTTCCTCACAGTGCTTAGGCGTCGCAGGGTCGAGGtgaatttattttctttgtcaacTGAAATATTAATATTTCTCATAATCAGTGAGGCGCGGGGAAGGTAATGTTTTTTCCGCTGATtataagaaatgaaaagaaggagaggaagGGGGAAGGGGGGAACGTTTGATAATGTGCACGTCGTTTTCATGCGGGTTAGGCCTGTTTTGAAACAAGGATAATCGTTAAGCGGCAACACTGGAAATTGATTAATGTTCACCTGCGGGCTTGGGTTTGATAACAAATTTGGAACCCGAGGAGGAGGGATATTCCGACGTCACACTGGGTAAGTCTTCTTCGATTTCATCGAGGTCATTGGCTTCTGATGGAGGTGTTGTAGGTGGCAGGGTAAGGACGCTGCTGCGTCGAGGGCCTACAGGGACCGAGGATGAGGTAGCTATAGTGGTGGATCCATTGGCACTGTTCGAAGAACTTGATGGTTCACTTTCTAGTGGAGCAATCGCGATAGCAGTGACATCCAAGAGCCTCGACGGTCTCCTCATGGCCAGTTGATCACCAATTGAGCCGCCCATAGCACCAGGCGATCGCATCTCATAACCGTCAAACTGTCTGTGGGAGAGAACTGGAGAGTGCGGAGCAGAGTGAGCACCGGGGGGAAACCGATGTGGAGGTGGGCCCGGGCCACGAAACCGAGGTGGACCATGTCCTCGAAATCGAGGGTGTCCCGGAGGCGGGGGTCCTCCTCGTCTTGTCATGCCACGCGGTGAATAAGGCGGAGATGGGCTTGGACTACGATTGACTATGTGTTGAGGTGGACGGAACTGAGGTGGACCTCTGGGAGGGTAGGCCCAAGGAGGTGGGCCTCCGCGTGGCGGATGCCCTCTGGGAGGGGTGCCGTGTGGAGGACGGTAGTATCTTGGGCTGCAGGAACGCGCTCCAGGTCCTCGAGGGTATAACGGACGTGGACGTGACATGTGTTCACTCGCTCCAATTTGAGAGGAACCAATTGAAGACGTGGGACTCGAGCTGCCAGAGGCCATGATATGCGGTATTCCATTGGAAGTAACTGCTGACGTGGTGATAATGGTGGGAGTGAGATCCACGCCTGAGGAAAGGATAGCAACGGCTTGGTCAAGTTCGGTGATTGGAATGGAATTCGTTGAGCGGGAGCGAGGATGTGCCAAGTGATGGGGATGcagtggatgatgatgatgggaatGAGCTCCATTGCGACGATGACCCCCTCCATTGTGGTCGTACTCAGAATCTGGAGGGTTCACAAATCTGAAAGAGACAACGTCGTTCGGAAGTCATCATCAATTCCGGAAGTACCATGGTGCATACATCAAGTCAATTACGAAATAACGCACCTTCTTGAAGCCTGTAGCGACGAAGGTCCACTTTCATCAGAGGGATCCGGCGTCCTATTGGTTCGTTTGACAATTCTTCGCTTGGCTAATTGTCCTTCCTCCTCTGAAGAATTGCCATCATCAAGTTGGGAGACTGGAGTGGACCTTCCAGATGCGCTTCCCCCACCAACAAAGTACTCGCTATGTTGACCTCCCAACGGGGTATAATGAGAGAAGCGGCGGGTCAGCGGACGGCCACCGTGTACTAACGGACTACCCGGAGGTAGAACGTACTTGGGCATGCTCTGGAAGACACAAACAGCCTCGTTTTGCTATCCGACAACCATCATTGTCAGGTAGTTTAGGACCTCACCTTAAAGAACCATGCGCCAGACTTCTTCCACATCTCCTTTTCCTCTGAGCAAATTTTACACAGCCATATGGACTCTTTGGCACTTGATCCAGCCCCAGTCAAACTGGATAGACCACTTACAGATATGAAAGAGGCCGACGAGCTGAGGGTACTCGTTATGGAGCCTGAGCGACTTCCCTCCGGGTGGGGCTTCCCGCCTGGTGTGGGATGGAACGAACTGGACTCCACCCCACACTTGCTGCACGTCATCTTGTCGCATTCTGCACATCTCCGTTGTGATCGGTGGTAGAATCGGAAGACTTCCCCACATAATACGCACTCGGTCTCGCCGTTGCCCATTCGGCATTGGCGCATTGTCTCCAGCCTTTCGACCAGTTTCCtggaattcaatca encodes:
- the LOC131879241 gene encoding uncharacterized protein LOC131879241 isoform X2, with amino-acid sequence MKKSGSSAASTSSSSLLNPPQLQARRSSAPNPGSDSKSSGGPGGGSGCAQSTPPGATASALLLAGTPNSNVIKSGARSATTSPVSGVPPGAFLGDKGSSPRHRTSTDAWVCPNDRQLALRAKLHSGWSVKTANLNQWKQPDPMSTDEHDLILKVIEKAEALEKAEMQRVGKLVERLETMRQCRMGNGETECVLCGEVFRFYHRSQRRCAECDKMTCSKCGVESSSFHPTPGGKPHPEGSRSGSITSTLSSSASFISVSGLSSLTGAGSSAKESIWLCKICSEEKEMWKKSGAWFFKSMPKYVLPPGSPLVHGGRPLTRRFSHYTPLGGQHSEYFVGGGSASGRSTPVSQLDDGNSSEEEGQLAKRRIVKRTNRTPDPSDESGPSSLQASRRFVNPPDSEYDHNGGGHRRNGAHSHHHHPLHPHHLAHPRSRSTNSIPITELDQAVAILSSGVDLTPTIITTSAVTSNGIPHIMASGSSSPTSSIGSSQIGASEHMSRPRPLYPRGPGARSCSPRYYRPPHGTPPRGHPPRGGPPPWAYPPRGPPQFRPPQHIVNRSPSPSPPYSPRGMTRRGGPPPPGHPRFRGHGPPRFRGPGPPPHRFPPGAHSAPHSPVLSHRQFDGYEMRSPGAMGGSIGDQLAMRRPSRLLDVTAIAIAPLESEPSSSSNSANGSTTIATSSSVPVGPRRSSVLTLPPTTPPSEANDLDEIEEDLPSVTSEYPSSSGSKFVIKPKPAVDKENKFTSTLRRLSTVRKRNKSKRKEKMDRSFMEQEVSEVGEIGTSPGGNGVRPSSTTSRESEAEVVTSGYFRQESHSRGSDETLSSPRSPEGSYGTIEFTIMHDEVNHLLVVNIIKAKKLKGTDANGLADTYCKVTILPTATKGGNQQCTKTVSKSINPNYNGVLHFGGIGSEHIGTTTMTLTILDEDLAGDNLLAETTLSLKKLLLALPQQKKFQLPLEKPDLKNTHDGLIVSSNVGQIEISLGFYAKSGTLKVTIIQCLDLPVMEESGSANAFVQVVMHPVTKTSKHQTTVKWKSLSPDFHEQFVYLTSSHDLPKQSLYITVWNKEKGRADEYIGGVILGMHAKGGRLRHWVDTTKNPSQVQKRTHFLSATYID
- the LOC131879241 gene encoding uncharacterized protein LOC131879241 isoform X1, with amino-acid sequence MKKSGSSAASTSSSSLLNPPQLQARRSSAPNPGSDSKSSGGPGGGSGCAQSTPPGATASALLLAGTPNSNVIKSGARSATTSPVSGVPPGAFLGDKGSSPRHRTSTDAWVCPNDRQLALRAKLHSGWSVKTANLNQWKQPDPMSTDEHDLILKVIEKAEALEKAEMQRVGKLVERLETMRQCRMGNGETECVLCGEVFRFYHRSQRRCAECDKMTCSKCGVESSSFHPTPGGKPHPEGSRSGSITSTLSSSASFISVSGLSSLTGAGSSAKESIWLCKICSEEKEMWKKSGAWFFKSMPKYVLPPGSPLVHGGRPLTRRFSHYTPLGGQHSEYFVGGGSASGRSTPVSQLDDGNSSEEEGQLAKRRIVKRTNRTPDPSDESGPSSLQASRRFVNPPDSEYDHNGGGHRRNGAHSHHHHPLHPHHLAHPRSRSTNSIPITELDQAVAILSSGVDLTPTIITTSAVTSNGIPHIMASGSSSPTSSIGSSQIGASEHMSRPRPLYPRGPGARSCSPRYYRPPHGTPPRGHPPRGGPPPWAYPPRGPPQFRPPQHIVNRSPSPSPPYSPRGMTRRGGPPPPGHPRFRGHGPPRFRGPGPPPHRFPPGAHSAPHSPVLSHRQFDGYEMRSPGAMGGSIGDQLAMRRPSRLLDVTAIAIAPLESEPSSSSNSANGSTTIATSSSVPVGPRRSSVLTLPPTTPPSEANDLDEIEEDLPSVTSEYPSSSGSKFVIKPKPAVDKENKFTSTLRRLSTVRKRNKSKRKEKMDRSFMEQEVSEVGEIGTSPGGNGVRPSSTTSRESEAEVVTSGYFSRQESHSRGSDETLSSPRSPEGSYGTIEFTIMHDEVNHLLVVNIIKAKKLKGTDANGLADTYCKVTILPTATKGGNQQCTKTVSKSINPNYNGVLHFGGIGSEHIGTTTMTLTILDEDLAGDNLLAETTLSLKKLLLALPQQKKFQLPLEKPDLKNTHDGLIVSSNVGQIEISLGFYAKSGTLKVTIIQCLDLPVMEESGSANAFVQVVMHPVTKTSKHQTTVKWKSLSPDFHEQFVYLTSSHDLPKQSLYITVWNKEKGRADEYIGGVILGMHAKGGRLRHWVDTTKNPSQVQKRTHFLSATYID